A single Candidatus Aminicenantes bacterium DNA region contains:
- a CDS encoding PDZ domain-containing protein, with protein sequence MLNDEIANKLQLKRLGNQVKMNSLAIGNYRIDSIFCVATPDFFRKFESSLGVTIHGLIGSDLLDRFKVTIDYRKKTLVLSNDTTITGNPQNGFLFKFTNHPINFAPMLKCKLNGNLEVEAMVDTGQPYPLVLPPDILNKLGLSEKNGWIKAKGNIYQWPFTTSRDNYLGRVDSLVTGNLAARNVLAFSAELPFMLSIPLLGRDFLIPYITIINYPKDEILFIPQTKAPTSIPTNEYSIGLYPHLDDNGKIVVRGIWTASPADKAGIAPGDEIVALNGTPLFSANLLELLTRLNDNGIKEISLEIKNAQGQRVFNLKKDKLLPDCR encoded by the coding sequence ATGCTGAATGATGAAATAGCCAATAAACTCCAATTGAAACGGCTTGGCAATCAAGTAAAAATGAACAGTCTCGCTATCGGAAATTACCGCATCGATTCTATTTTTTGTGTAGCCACCCCCGATTTTTTTAGGAAATTCGAATCAAGCCTGGGCGTCACCATCCATGGTTTGATCGGCTCCGACCTCCTGGATCGTTTTAAAGTCACCATCGACTATCGTAAAAAAACCCTTGTCCTTTCAAATGACACGACTATCACCGGAAACCCGCAAAATGGTTTTCTATTCAAATTTACAAACCACCCCATCAATTTCGCACCGATGCTTAAATGTAAACTGAATGGCAATCTTGAAGTGGAAGCCATGGTTGATACCGGCCAACCATACCCCCTTGTTTTACCGCCAGATATCCTGAACAAACTGGGGCTATCAGAAAAAAATGGCTGGATCAAAGCCAAAGGAAATATCTACCAATGGCCTTTCACAACTTCCCGGGACAATTATTTAGGCCGCGTTGATTCACTAGTCACAGGAAACTTGGCAGCCCGGAATGTCCTTGCCTTTTCGGCGGAACTTCCTTTTATGCTTTCGATTCCCCTTTTGGGCCGGGATTTTCTAATTCCCTATATAACGATTATCAATTATCCCAAAGACGAAATACTGTTCATTCCCCAGACCAAGGCTCCCACATCCATACCAACCAACGAATATTCCATTGGCCTATATCCCCATCTGGACGACAATGGGAAAATCGTTGTTCGCGGAATCTGGACAGCTTCACCAGCCGATAAAGCCGGAATTGCCCCCGGGGATGAGATTGTTGCGCTGAATGGAACCCCCCTCTTCAGCGCCAATCTTTTGGAACTGCTCACCCGACTCAATGACAACGGAATAAAGGAAATAAGCTTGGAAATTAAAAATGCTCAAGGACAACGAGTATTCAATCTCAAGAAAGATAAACTATTGCCCGATTGCCGATGA
- a CDS encoding SAM-dependent methyltransferase, with amino-acid sequence MAAELARSADAYKVIRPLPLPFISYPYEWSFSQLKDAALLTLDIQKTAMAHGMILKDASAYNIQFCEGKPLLIDTLSFAKYVEGQPWVAYRQFCQHFLAPLALMARRDVRLNQLSRIFLDGIPLDLASRILPFGTRFKFSLLSHIHLHARSQKHYQAKPVKTSERKLSRFSFMALIDSLQSAVAGLRWQPRGTEWAEYYDHTNYSDSAIDFKLKCVDDFLKVLKPRQAWDIGANTGLFSRLASARQIPTVSLDIDPAAVEKNYLQCRRERDHFLLPLLGDITNPAPAIGWGNMERMSLLERGPADTVLALALVHHLAIGNNLPLGRIAALFATLCRALIIEFIPKDDSQVQRLLASREDIFPDYHARGFEEEFARFFSIERSEKIAQSGRILYLLKNKSMT; translated from the coding sequence ATGGCGGCGGAGCTGGCCAGGAGCGCGGATGCCTACAAGGTCATCCGGCCGCTTCCCCTGCCGTTCATCTCCTACCCATACGAATGGTCTTTCAGCCAGCTCAAGGACGCGGCCCTGCTGACCCTGGACATACAGAAGACCGCCATGGCCCACGGCATGATCTTGAAAGACGCCAGCGCCTACAACATTCAATTTTGCGAGGGAAAGCCGCTACTCATCGACACCCTGTCGTTTGCCAAATATGTGGAAGGCCAGCCCTGGGTGGCCTACCGCCAGTTCTGCCAGCATTTTCTGGCACCGCTGGCCTTGATGGCCCGTCGCGATGTCCGCCTCAACCAATTGTCCCGTATTTTTCTGGATGGCATCCCCCTGGACCTGGCCAGCCGCATATTGCCATTTGGGACGCGCTTCAAGTTTTCCCTCCTTTCCCATATCCATCTCCACGCCCGTTCACAGAAACATTACCAGGCCAAACCCGTTAAAACCTCTGAGCGCAAGCTAAGCCGTTTTTCATTTATGGCCCTGATCGACAGTTTGCAATCGGCCGTCGCCGGTCTGCGCTGGCAGCCCCGGGGAACCGAATGGGCCGAGTATTACGATCACACCAATTATTCGGATAGCGCCATTGATTTTAAACTGAAATGCGTGGACGATTTTCTAAAGGTGCTGAAGCCGCGCCAGGCATGGGATATCGGCGCCAATACCGGATTGTTCAGCCGGCTGGCATCGGCCCGGCAAATCCCCACCGTTTCGCTGGACATCGACCCGGCCGCGGTGGAAAAAAATTACCTGCAATGCCGCCGCGAAAGAGATCACTTTCTCCTGCCGCTGCTCGGCGACATCACCAACCCCGCTCCCGCCATCGGCTGGGGAAACATGGAGCGGATGTCGCTGCTCGAACGCGGGCCGGCCGATACCGTCCTGGCCCTGGCCCTGGTGCATCACCTGGCCATCGGCAACAACCTGCCCCTGGGCAGGATCGCCGCTTTGTTCGCCACCCTTTGCCGGGCGCTGATCATCGAATTCATCCCCAAGGACGATTCCCAGGTGCAGCGCCTGCTGGCCAGCCGCGAAGATATCTTCCCCGATTACCATGCCCGCGGCTTCGAGGAAGAGTTTGCCCGGTTTTTTTCAATTGAACGCAGCGAAAAAATCGCCCAGTCGGGCCGCATCCTCTATCTGCTAAAAAATAAATCAATGACATAA
- a CDS encoding M23 family metallopeptidase: protein MKKALLFYIVIRSLLLAAQESGKTYVWPLDIANGISSTFQEFRANHFHAGLDLRTFQRTGYPVLAIADGVIERISVSKTGMGSVVYLRHNDGNTSIYGHLEKFCDRIEALVARERERSGEKYFGRYVLPEPITVRQGELIAFSGESGYGFPHLHLEIRDPQEGALNPLSWIGNPPADDTAPRLKGIIVRSRGHFLLNDDLGEFYLKLRNEDSVYTLTAPLTMTGPFDLSLQAYDVAGGRQKVAPYSLEAYLDGQLYYQVVFERLVRDDNNQLGMLYDMAGSANGVYFYKLFSQSGFALEKKNSPLASALSLLAPGDHEIRVIVKDRQQNQAVAVLPLRKLASPEAAFQKEYELNAGGGRVLADGDLAVYINRDDVVVKVEDFPMPPEWIKMKISQGNQEETVAANEYGAGVFFCFKPLNDDMRVQLRFILSDGRQAVEELHKNILLLVLKNGSARQFSYGDFLADFAAGTVLEPTVLQLENMELSADFPMLAGPVSVTPVHFTFLDTVFFKFRIPPDQTRQEQLGIFKYQGSSKTWRYIQTQKAPEKGYLSCRVLTGGIYALLRDVDPPQMSFRARRLDDQEKLVVHLRDRGKGIDERTVVAFINGQKAECEYDPDWSHILIDPGGSAARRGENELLVRAADFAGNRSVETFHFRCR from the coding sequence ATGAAAAAAGCGCTCCTTTTTTATATAGTGATCCGGTCGCTGCTGCTGGCAGCCCAGGAAAGCGGGAAAACCTACGTTTGGCCGCTGGACATCGCCAACGGCATCAGCTCCACTTTCCAGGAATTCCGCGCCAATCACTTCCATGCCGGGTTGGATCTGCGGACTTTCCAACGAACCGGCTACCCGGTGCTCGCCATCGCCGACGGCGTGATCGAAAGAATCAGCGTGTCCAAGACCGGAATGGGCAGTGTCGTTTACCTCAGGCACAACGATGGCAATACCTCGATCTACGGCCACCTGGAAAAATTTTGCGACCGGATCGAGGCTCTGGTCGCCCGGGAACGGGAACGGAGCGGTGAAAAGTACTTCGGCCGCTACGTCTTGCCCGAGCCCATCACCGTGCGCCAGGGCGAACTGATCGCCTTCAGCGGCGAAAGCGGCTACGGCTTTCCGCACTTGCACCTGGAAATTCGCGACCCCCAGGAAGGGGCGCTCAACCCGCTGTCCTGGATCGGCAACCCCCCCGCCGACGATACGGCGCCGCGGTTGAAGGGCATTATCGTGCGCAGCCGCGGCCATTTCCTGCTCAATGATGACCTTGGGGAATTCTATCTCAAGCTGCGCAACGAAGACTCCGTTTACACGCTGACCGCGCCGCTGACAATGACCGGGCCATTCGACCTCTCCCTGCAGGCCTATGACGTCGCCGGCGGTAGACAGAAGGTGGCCCCCTACAGCCTGGAAGCCTACTTGGATGGGCAGCTGTATTACCAGGTCGTTTTTGAGCGCCTGGTCCGGGACGACAATAACCAGCTGGGGATGCTTTATGACATGGCCGGCTCGGCCAACGGCGTCTATTTTTACAAGCTGTTTTCCCAGAGCGGTTTCGCCCTGGAAAAAAAGAATTCGCCGTTGGCATCCGCTCTCAGCCTGCTGGCTCCCGGTGACCATGAGATCAGGGTGATCGTCAAGGACCGGCAGCAAAACCAGGCTGTTGCCGTGCTGCCGCTGCGCAAACTGGCTAGCCCAGAGGCGGCCTTTCAAAAGGAGTACGAGCTGAATGCGGGCGGCGGCCGGGTCCTGGCTGACGGCGATCTAGCCGTCTACATCAACCGCGACGACGTGGTCGTCAAAGTTGAGGATTTTCCCATGCCGCCCGAATGGATCAAAATGAAGATCAGCCAGGGAAATCAGGAGGAGACGGTCGCGGCCAATGAATACGGCGCCGGGGTCTTCTTCTGCTTCAAACCTTTGAACGATGACATGCGTGTACAATTGCGCTTCATCCTTTCCGACGGCCGGCAGGCGGTGGAGGAACTGCACAAGAACATCCTGTTGCTGGTCTTGAAAAACGGGAGCGCCCGCCAGTTCAGCTATGGCGATTTTCTGGCCGATTTTGCCGCCGGAACCGTGTTGGAACCGACGGTGTTGCAGCTTGAAAACATGGAGTTGTCCGCCGATTTTCCCATGCTGGCCGGCCCGGTGAGCGTCACCCCGGTCCATTTTACCTTTTTGGACACGGTTTTTTTCAAATTCAGAATTCCGCCCGATCAGACGCGCCAGGAACAGCTGGGGATTTTCAAGTACCAAGGCAGCAGCAAAACGTGGCGTTATATCCAGACCCAGAAGGCACCCGAAAAAGGGTATCTGAGCTGCCGGGTCCTGACCGGGGGGATTTACGCCCTCCTGCGCGATGTGGATCCTCCGCAGATGAGCTTCCGCGCCCGACGCCTTGACGACCAGGAAAAACTCGTGGTTCACCTGCGCGACCGGGGCAAGGGGATCGACGAACGGACAGTGGTGGCCTTCATCAACGGCCAGAAGGCTGAATGCGAGTACGATCCCGATTGGAGCCATATCCTGATCGACCCCGGCGGCTCCGCGGCGCGCCGTGGTGAAAATGAGCTGCTGGTTCGGGCGGCCGATTTTGCCGGCAACCGGAGCGTCGAAACGTTCCATTTCCGCTGCCGCTGA
- a CDS encoding glycosyltransferase family 9 protein: protein MPFTEPGSMIQEDVLFVRLRLLGDIIFTIPALQIFKKRWPQSRVHYVVEERFRELAEIIPLIDNVITVTGKPGWRDFWNFRKKTKNLGIRTAIDFHSGPTSALFTLASGAARRVGYRTANRNWAYTDMLARGDAAAPTHSVLNQARLLEKIGIAAGEPPPFPVLDFSRFPASKRLEAVREIGPKVVIHLGAGNHFRDWGMDNFTALINGLSAGQIPVFLIGHSDEEKQRAVRLSKMPHVFDFSGRLAIRELLQLIAGAAVYLGADSGPLHLASLTQTPLVCFFGPNLPQISGPWRKENVDILQLKMPCRPCSQRKCKYATIPCMRNIAVEKVRDALDKFLK, encoded by the coding sequence ATGCCGTTCACTGAGCCCGGCAGCATGATTCAGGAAGATGTGCTCTTCGTCCGCTTGCGTCTTCTCGGAGATATTATTTTCACCATTCCGGCCCTCCAGATTTTCAAGAAACGCTGGCCGCAGAGCCGGGTACATTACGTGGTCGAAGAACGGTTCCGTGAGTTGGCCGAAATCATCCCCTTGATCGACAACGTGATCACGGTTACCGGCAAACCGGGCTGGCGCGATTTCTGGAATTTCCGCAAAAAGACAAAAAACCTTGGCATCCGGACGGCAATTGATTTTCATTCGGGCCCGACCAGCGCTTTGTTCACCTTGGCCAGCGGGGCTGCCAGACGGGTGGGCTACCGCACCGCCAACCGCAACTGGGCGTATACCGACATGCTTGCCCGCGGCGACGCGGCCGCGCCAACCCACTCGGTCCTGAACCAGGCCAGGCTGCTGGAAAAGATCGGCATCGCAGCCGGGGAACCCCCGCCATTTCCCGTCCTCGACTTTTCCCGTTTCCCCGCTTCCAAGCGCCTGGAGGCGGTCCGGGAGATCGGCCCCAAGGTGGTCATCCATCTGGGCGCCGGCAACCACTTCCGGGACTGGGGGATGGATAATTTCACCGCCCTGATCAACGGCTTGAGCGCCGGGCAAATTCCGGTTTTTCTGATCGGCCACAGTGACGAGGAAAAACAACGGGCCGTTCGTTTGAGCAAAATGCCCCACGTCTTCGACTTTTCGGGAAGGCTGGCCATCCGCGAACTGCTGCAGCTGATCGCCGGGGCTGCGGTTTACCTGGGAGCCGATTCGGGACCCCTGCACCTCGCTTCCCTGACCCAAACGCCGCTGGTGTGCTTTTTTGGCCCCAACCTGCCCCAGATCAGCGGCCCATGGAGAAAAGAAAACGTTGATATCCTGCAGCTGAAAATGCCTTGCCGGCCGTGTTCGCAAAGGAAATGCAAATATGCTACAATTCCCTGCATGCGGAATATCGCTGTCGAAAAGGTTCGTGATGCGCTCGACAAGTTCCTTAAATAG
- a CDS encoding O-antigen ligase family protein, with protein MRSTSSLNSLAFALLLAFLFLIDISIAGCYVLLTVILLIFLLHLLRGGEFPKLPFYCYFFAAYVFFTLLATVFSVDRAVSIRDNKELLIFLLIPFYLWLLDSWKRVWLSIWTVLGAAVFSSLVGIGTVLAKGFGKGVLLADRLRGFTSHWMTYAGLLLFPFIFYFVLLILLERKTKRALTFSGALLVMLAAIAFSLTRNVWLGIVASLALFIVFFKPRHALALAPVLVVLVLLAPAVVRSRVLSIVDLNDSSNRDRIYMAYSGVRLFQDRPWTGVGSGNIEKAIAGNETRYRHPQADRIYMHLHNNFLQILAERGLFALASFLLACLAIILQLLRMLRSRTGEWRAITAGVLFAFIGFLIAGMFEYNFGDSEIKFLLFYFLSLPFLSLKGENHVHSKTNP; from the coding sequence ATGCGCTCGACAAGTTCCTTAAATAGCCTGGCCTTCGCCCTGCTGCTGGCATTTCTTTTTCTGATCGATATATCCATCGCCGGCTGCTATGTCCTGCTGACGGTCATCCTGCTGATATTCCTGCTCCACCTGCTGCGCGGCGGCGAATTTCCCAAGCTGCCTTTTTACTGTTATTTTTTCGCCGCCTATGTCTTCTTCACCCTTTTGGCCACCGTGTTCTCGGTTGACCGCGCCGTCAGCATTCGCGACAACAAGGAGCTGCTCATCTTCCTGCTGATCCCGTTCTATCTCTGGCTGCTCGATTCCTGGAAGCGGGTTTGGCTTTCCATATGGACCGTGCTGGGTGCGGCGGTATTTTCGTCGCTGGTGGGGATCGGCACCGTCTTGGCCAAAGGCTTCGGCAAGGGGGTTCTGCTCGCGGATCGTTTGCGCGGATTCACCTCGCACTGGATGACCTATGCCGGCCTGCTGCTGTTTCCCTTCATCTTCTATTTCGTGCTGCTGATTCTGCTGGAGCGTAAGACGAAGCGGGCGCTCACCTTTTCCGGCGCGCTGCTGGTCATGCTGGCCGCCATCGCCTTCTCGTTGACCCGCAATGTCTGGCTGGGCATCGTCGCTTCCCTGGCGCTCTTTATTGTTTTTTTCAAACCCCGCCACGCCCTGGCGCTGGCGCCGGTGCTGGTGGTCCTGGTCCTGCTGGCGCCGGCGGTGGTCAGGAGCCGCGTGCTGTCCATCGTCGACCTGAACGACAGCTCCAACCGCGACCGGATCTACATGGCCTATTCGGGGGTGCGCCTGTTCCAGGACCGCCCCTGGACCGGGGTGGGGAGCGGCAATATCGAAAAAGCCATCGCCGGCAACGAGACGCGCTACCGCCATCCGCAGGCCGATAGAATCTACATGCACCTGCACAATAATTTTTTGCAGATTCTGGCCGAGCGCGGTCTCTTTGCCCTTGCCAGTTTCCTGCTGGCCTGCCTGGCCATCATCCTGCAGTTGTTGCGGATGCTCCGCTCCCGGACGGGAGAATGGCGCGCCATCACCGCCGGCGTCCTCTTTGCGTTCATCGGCTTTCTGATCGCCGGCATGTTCGAGTACAATTTCGGCGACAGCGAGATCAAGTTCTTGTTGTTTTATTTTTTAAGCCTGCCTTTCCTAAGCCTGAAAGGGGAGAACCATGTTCATTCCAAAACGAATCCATGA
- the rfaE1 gene encoding D-glycero-beta-D-manno-heptose-7-phosphate kinase: MFIPKRIHEICSRFPEKKILVYGDIILDRYVFGQVERISPEAPVPVVRVSSEELRLGGAGNVAANIDRLGAGALLLGVVGADGFAAEIARIKSSGNLLIQDAQSQTITKTRIISQRQQIVRVDREAKIVLYPALMEQLRARVNEARVDAIIVSDYAKGTVNAEVMAMLKEKAAAAGIPVIVDPKPPHFALYRDVTAITPNLKEAEEMSGRTIGSDDDAVLALQHIRRKYRTQFTLITRGGSGITAAAKGGKIFHLPAFSHEVFDVTGAGDTVVAVLTLALVSGASLREAVALANAAASIVVEKIGTSQVSPEELSARIAYIQKRH; encoded by the coding sequence ATGTTCATTCCAAAACGAATCCATGAGATCTGTTCCCGTTTCCCTGAAAAGAAGATCCTGGTCTACGGCGACATCATCCTCGACCGCTATGTTTTCGGTCAGGTCGAACGCATTTCACCGGAAGCGCCGGTGCCGGTGGTCCGGGTCAGCTCCGAGGAATTGCGCCTGGGCGGAGCCGGCAACGTCGCGGCCAATATCGACCGCCTGGGCGCCGGCGCCCTGCTGCTGGGAGTCGTCGGCGCGGATGGTTTTGCCGCCGAGATCGCGCGCATAAAAAGTTCCGGGAATTTGCTGATCCAGGATGCGCAGAGTCAGACCATCACCAAGACGCGGATCATCTCCCAGCGCCAGCAGATCGTCCGCGTCGACCGCGAAGCGAAGATCGTCCTCTATCCGGCGCTGATGGAGCAGCTCCGGGCGCGGGTGAACGAGGCCCGGGTCGACGCCATCATCGTTTCCGATTACGCCAAGGGCACGGTGAACGCCGAGGTGATGGCCATGCTGAAGGAAAAGGCCGCCGCCGCCGGTATTCCCGTCATCGTCGATCCCAAGCCGCCCCATTTTGCCTTATATCGCGACGTGACCGCCATCACCCCCAACCTGAAGGAGGCCGAGGAAATGTCGGGCAGGACCATCGGCTCCGATGACGACGCCGTCCTCGCCCTGCAGCATATCCGCCGCAAGTACCGCACCCAGTTCACCCTGATCACCCGGGGCGGCAGCGGCATCACCGCCGCGGCCAAGGGCGGAAAAATATTCCATCTGCCCGCTTTCAGCCACGAAGTGTTCGACGTCACCGGCGCCGGCGATACCGTGGTCGCCGTGCTTACCCTGGCCCTGGTCTCCGGGGCCTCCCTGCGCGAAGCGGTGGCTCTGGCCAACGCCGCCGCCTCGATCGTGGTGGAAAAGATCGGCACGTCGCAAGTCAGCCCGGAGGAGTTGAGCGCGAGGATCGCCTATATCCAGAAGCGACATTGA
- a CDS encoding NUDIX domain-containing protein has translation MNRLQLLKTLAPGFLPLVIFIAADALWGTKVGLAVAVVSGFIELAVSYARERTWDRFILVDTLLIILLGGISLLLNNDIFFKLKPALVELVFCLLLGISIYSPLNIVLAMSRRYLKGMEMGGEQVRAMARGMKALLVIMLGHTILIVYAAFALPLRVWGFISGGLFYILFGVYFLAEWGRGRRRSFQQQKIFANEECFDLVDNEGKVIGKAPRSVCHSRPGFLHPVVHLHVVNARDQIFLQKRSLHKQIQPGKWDTAVGGHVTSGEGIEAALRREAEEELGLTEFKALPVARYLWESAVESELVYMFVARSEQPGRLNAEEIDEGKFWSIKAIKVALGKGTLTPNCEFEFPILLEHFFGGAKKKGGK, from the coding sequence TTGAACCGGCTGCAGCTGCTGAAAACGTTGGCCCCCGGCTTTCTGCCGCTGGTCATTTTCATCGCCGCCGACGCGTTGTGGGGGACGAAGGTCGGTCTTGCCGTGGCCGTTGTTTCGGGCTTCATCGAGCTTGCGGTCTCTTATGCCAGAGAAAGGACTTGGGACCGCTTCATTCTGGTCGACACCTTGCTGATCATCTTGCTGGGCGGCATCTCGCTTTTGCTAAACAACGACATTTTTTTTAAACTGAAGCCGGCTTTGGTGGAACTGGTCTTTTGCCTCCTTCTGGGGATATCGATCTACTCGCCGCTGAACATCGTGCTGGCCATGTCCCGCCGCTACCTCAAGGGCATGGAGATGGGAGGGGAGCAGGTCCGGGCGATGGCGCGCGGCATGAAGGCTTTGCTGGTCATCATGCTGGGCCATACCATTCTGATCGTCTACGCTGCGTTCGCCCTGCCGCTGCGCGTCTGGGGGTTCATTTCCGGCGGATTGTTCTATATCCTGTTCGGAGTCTATTTTCTGGCGGAGTGGGGCCGCGGCAGGCGGCGAAGCTTCCAGCAGCAAAAAATATTTGCCAACGAGGAATGCTTCGATCTCGTCGACAACGAAGGCAAGGTCATCGGCAAGGCGCCGCGGAGCGTCTGCCATTCGCGTCCCGGTTTCCTGCACCCTGTGGTTCACTTGCATGTCGTCAATGCCAGGGATCAGATATTTTTGCAGAAACGATCTCTGCACAAGCAAATCCAACCGGGAAAATGGGACACCGCTGTCGGCGGCCACGTGACGAGCGGGGAGGGGATCGAGGCGGCGCTGCGGCGCGAAGCCGAAGAAGAGCTTGGCCTGACCGAATTCAAAGCCCTGCCCGTGGCGCGCTATCTCTGGGAGAGCGCGGTCGAATCGGAACTGGTCTACATGTTCGTCGCCAGGAGCGAGCAACCCGGGCGGCTCAATGCGGAAGAGATCGATGAGGGGAAGTTTTGGAGCATCAAGGCCATCAAGGTCGCCTTAGGGAAGGGCACGCTGACGCCGAATTGCGAGTTCGAATTCCCCATCCTGCTGGAGCATTTTTTTGGCGGCGCAAAAAAAAAGGGCGGTAAGTAA
- a CDS encoding thioredoxin family protein yields the protein MEKIKFAELEQKLRSHSYTILDFGSPGCAPCQKIAQALPAMLAELSGFDIGAYEVDITVEAAIASKFFVLGVPTLILFRGEREVARFNSLPKKDKIKHLLS from the coding sequence ATGGAAAAAATCAAATTCGCTGAACTTGAGCAAAAACTGCGCTCCCATTCTTATACCATTCTCGACTTCGGTTCTCCCGGTTGCGCTCCCTGTCAAAAGATCGCCCAGGCCCTGCCGGCCATGCTGGCCGAATTGTCCGGCTTCGACATCGGCGCCTATGAAGTCGACATCACCGTCGAAGCGGCGATCGCCAGCAAGTTCTTCGTTCTCGGCGTACCGACGTTGATCCTGTTCAGGGGCGAGCGGGAAGTCGCCCGCTTTAATTCCCTGCCCAAAAAGGACAAAATCAAGCACCTGCTGTCCTGA
- a CDS encoding TlpA disulfide reductase family protein — MANKIGAAALLLLTLSFCHSRSALEESRQMATAYAECTAKYDRRSQELDRDMKNTRPGRELDKMIAAYASLQAEKKAALSALLRENEGRAGSDQLDLLRSKIMIEVGRFADAEKIIDRLSQARSELAVEAKLQHVIIDLVRRRNGEAENLFREIEPGLKKDIQFYTIFLALAFSSPQPTVREEYSLKFLASPGLPATLLPYKPRVYANLAALARDKHQPEKARDYLEKAMAINSDPDLQASLQAEFKQLALLGQPAPPLQAETWFNSQPLNLASLKGQVVVIDFWAPWCDPCRAVMPALVTEYRQWKDQGLQVIGYSRLYGRYSDDTMQREKVGASEELALIKGYLDKKMITYPVAVAVEGLSFETYAVSAIPTMVFINRRGVVVHITSGAGNTRQITDQIKYLLAEK; from the coding sequence ATGGCAAACAAAATAGGAGCGGCGGCGCTGCTGCTGCTGACTCTGTCTTTTTGCCATTCCAGGTCGGCACTGGAAGAATCGAGGCAAATGGCCACGGCCTACGCCGAATGCACAGCCAAGTACGACCGCCGCAGCCAGGAATTAGATCGCGACATGAAAAATACCCGCCCCGGCCGCGAGCTGGACAAGATGATTGCCGCCTATGCCAGCCTCCAGGCCGAAAAAAAAGCGGCATTGTCCGCCCTGCTCAGGGAAAACGAGGGCCGCGCCGGCAGCGATCAGCTCGACCTGTTGCGCAGCAAGATCATGATCGAGGTCGGCCGCTTCGCCGACGCCGAAAAAATCATCGACCGGTTGAGCCAGGCCCGATCCGAATTGGCGGTCGAAGCCAAGCTGCAGCACGTGATCATCGACCTGGTCCGGCGCCGCAACGGCGAAGCGGAGAACCTGTTCAGGGAGATCGAACCGGGTTTGAAAAAAGATATCCAGTTTTACACTATTTTCCTGGCCCTGGCCTTTTCGAGTCCGCAACCGACGGTCAGGGAGGAATATTCACTGAAATTCCTGGCCAGCCCCGGCTTGCCCGCCACCCTGCTTCCATATAAACCCAGGGTCTACGCCAACCTTGCGGCCCTGGCCAGGGATAAGCATCAGCCGGAGAAAGCCAGGGATTACCTGGAAAAAGCCATGGCGATCAACAGCGACCCCGACCTGCAGGCCAGCTTGCAGGCGGAATTCAAACAGCTCGCCCTGCTCGGCCAGCCGGCGCCCCCCCTGCAAGCCGAAACCTGGTTCAATTCCCAGCCGCTGAACCTGGCCAGCCTCAAAGGCCAGGTGGTGGTGATCGATTTCTGGGCCCCGTGGTGCGACCCGTGTCGGGCGGTCATGCCCGCCCTAGTGACCGAGTACCGGCAATGGAAGGATCAAGGCCTGCAGGTCATCGGTTACAGCAGGCTGTACGGCCGCTACAGCGATGACACGATGCAAAGGGAAAAGGTCGGCGCCAGTGAAGAACTGGCCCTGATCAAAGGCTATCTGGACAAGAAAATGATCACCTACCCCGTGGCCGTAGCCGTCGAAGGCCTCAGCTTTGAGACATATGCCGTCAGCGCTATTCCCACCATGGTTTTCATCAACCGCCGCGGCGTCGTGGTCCATATCACGTCGGGGGCCGGCAATACGCGGCAAATTACCGATCAGATCAAATACTTGCTGGCGGAAAAATAA